From a single Thalassophryne amazonica chromosome 7, fThaAma1.1, whole genome shotgun sequence genomic region:
- the LOC117513914 gene encoding sialic acid-binding Ig-like lectin 10, with product MIILILVAVISSATGISQGIRQRCDTQQFCVTMSGEEITAEAGLCAILPCSFTTVNRFTPQSAVWYKCSPSKRKCPSSDIIFHSKDSDKAQLDFLGRVALLDPDLSHNNCTIIINDLAKSDSGSYQLRVNGMLNGQKDGFLFSMRTTFSVQDLSQRPTVMIPALTEGQQTALICTAPGLCSGSVPTFTWTWRRRQESPYIVENNMTLSTESLTAVAQTHTSTLSFSPSAGQHGTKLTCAVIFRHNVITEEMAILKVTYVKELKITGDKIVMEGEDLNLICSVESYPPSLITWIRLESNKNLPNETNTIQLNDTGTDAVNNTRKVTLVINNASAEDSGQYICKAKHLNKTLTEKINITVMYVREPVLTGNKTVEEGDALNLTCGVESVPPSLITWTKPVSNINLQSKTKSKLMSNTGTATLVIPHLTAQDSGWYHCTANYLNTTQTIHAYVTVFSLPKILAGSGCTLQSEVLTCVCATRGIPLPVIKWPLLEKHTEYSVVTTVTNYTVNTTLMLSVKDINNSTTECVSSNKNGNAKEKLTIIMKEQKPVEEQTSESFVVTRPEVIIAFLIGALLCAVLFCLIKLCHRKKLKSSRNLADNLEMETGRQEPLINAGQSLEHDLNFHHQMELSETTALGKLPLDLDGDPKEVQYASIYFPRKSPTNTVKRETTKTEYAEIKKAQKETRQDSHGEQDQVKWTSGEDKDTKLCLPEEQNCEEAVYSNVKDIMGEI from the exons ATGATCATTCTCATCTTGGTGGCTGTGATCTCCTCTGCCACAG GTATATCTCAGGGTATAAGACAAAGGTGTGACACCCAACAATTCTGTGTCACAATGAGTGGAGAGGAAATAACAGCAGAAGCTGGACTCTGCGCCATTTTACCCTGTTCTTTCACTACTGTCAATAGATTCACTcctcagagtgcagtttggtacAAATGTTCTCCGTCAAAGCGTAAATGTCCTTCATCAGACATAATATTCCATTCCAAGGACAGTGACAAAGCTCAGCTTGATTTTCTTGGACGTGTGGCATTGCTGGATCCTGATCTGAGCCACAACAACTGCACCATCATCATTAATGACCTGGCAAAGTCAGACTCTGGATCATATCAGCTCAGAGTTAATGGTATGCTAAATGGCCAGAAAGACGGATTTTTATTCTCAATGAGAACGACTTTCTCTGTTCAAG ATCTGAGCCAGAGGCCGACAGTGATGATTCCGGCACTGACAGAGGGACAACAAACAGCACTGATCTGCACTGCTCCAGGACTctgctctggatctgttcctacattcACATGGACATGGAGAAGAAGACAGGAGAGTCCTTACATAGTGGAAAATAACATGACGTTAAGCACCGAGAGCCTGACTGCTGtggcacagacacacacttcaactctgtctttcagcccttCAGCCGGACAGCACGGCACAAAGCTCACTTGTGCTGTCATTTTCAGACATAACGTGATCACAGAGGAGATGGCAATTCTGAAAGTTACAT ATGTGAAAGAACTGAAAATCACTGGAGATAAAATTGTGATGGAAGGTGAAGATTTGAATCTGATCTGCAGTGTTGAAAGTTACCCTCCATCTCTTATCACATGGATTCGACTTGAATCCAACAAAAACCTGCCTAATGAAACAAACACCATTCAGCTGAATGACACAGGAACTGACGCGGTGAACAACACAAGGAAAGTCACACTTGTCATCAATAACGCGAGTGCAGAAGATTCTGGACAGTACATCTGTAAGGCAAAACATCTGAACAAGACCTTGACAGAAAAAATTAATATAACAGTGATGT ATGTGAGAGAACCTGTCCTCACAGGAAACAAAACTGTGGAGGAGGGTGATGCTCTGAACCTGACTTGCGGTGTTGAAAGTGTTCCTCCATCTCTTATCACATGGACTAAACCTGTCTCCAACATAAACCTCCAAAGTAAAACCAAATCCAAGCTGATGAGCAACACTGGAACGGCCACTCTTGTCATTCCCCACCTAACAGCACAAGATTCTGGATGGTACCACTGTACTGCAAACTACCTAAACACTACGCAGACTATACATGCCTACGTAACAGTGTTTT CGCTGCCAAAGATCCTGGCCGGCTCTGGATGCACACTTCAGTCTGAGGTCCTGACTTGTGTATGTGCCACTCGAGGAATTCCGTTACCTGTCATCAAATGGCCACTGTTGGAAAAACACACAGAATACTCTGTGGTTACCACTGTGACAAACTACACAGTTAACACCACCCTCATGTTGTCGGTGAAAGACATCAACAATTCCACAACCGAGTGTGTCAGCAGCAATAAAAATGGCAACGCCAAAGAGAAGCTCACCATTATCATGAAGGAACAGAAACCAGTGGAGG AGCAGACCAGTGAATCATTCGTTGTGACACGGCCAGAAGTGATCATTGCATTTTTGATTGGTGCACTTCTTTGTGCAGTGCTGTTCTGTTTGATAAAATTATGCCACAG AAAAAAACTGAAGAGCTCCAGAAACCTGGCTGACAACCTAGAAATGGAGACCGGTCGTCAGGAACCACTG ATAAACGCTGGTCAATCATTGGAGCATGATCTGAACTTCCACCACCAAATGGAACTCAGTGAGACTACAGCATTGGGTAAATTGCCTCTTGACCTTGATGGTGATCCAAAAGAAGTGCAGTATGCCAGCATCTATTTTCCAAGAAAGAGTCCCACAAACACAGTGAAGAGAGAGACCACAAAGACGGAGTATGCTGAAATTAAGAAAGCACAAAAAGAAACGAGACAAGACAGTCACGGAGAGCAAGATCAAGTGAAGTGGACATCTGGGGAAGATAAGGATACAAAACTTTGTTTGCCAGAAGAGCAGAATTGTGAGGAGGCAGTGTATTCCAACGTGAAAGATATAATGGGGGAGATTTGA